A single window of Nicotiana sylvestris chromosome 5, ASM39365v2, whole genome shotgun sequence DNA harbors:
- the LOC104240650 gene encoding U-box domain-containing protein 52-like isoform X3: MFCKLRLIKREKMWLPNNKGSPANRRGNGTGVVAIAIDKDKGSQYAIKWATDNLVNRGQTLVLIHVVTKPASSSYGNCGGVHVVDGNLSAHGQNLEKQTKELFLTFHCFCTRKDIRCLDVILEDSDVTKALTEYVSSAAIQNLVLGASRHGFIRRLKVTDIPSTVSKGAPDFCTVYVISKSKISSVKNASRPAPMASPLYKQIQQLEEQVNSAGTTPTARTRAIHAGSVVDRSQRRSFISDESKKIGFGSRSPFDRRGILPSRIFSDLSEADTDLSFVSSGRPSTDHTSSMLFHDGMDSGRISQISTSSDSSFGSERLGPRGSELSSFNDFSSSSFETDDGEAEMRRLKMELQRTMDLYSTACKEALTAKQKSEELNVWRMEEEKRLEEARLAEEAAKLAAEKERDKCKVAMETAEAAQRLAELEAKRRVDAEMQALKEAEQKEKALMNLGQGDFRYRRYSIEEIEEATQFFTDSLKIGEGGYGPVYKCYLDHTPVAIKVLRPDAAQGRSQFQQEVEVLSRMRHPNMVLLLGACPEYGCLVYEYMANGSLEERLMRRGDKRSLSWQLRFRIAAEIATGLLFLHQTKPEPLVHRDLKPGNILLDHNYVSKISDVGLSRLVPPSTTEEVTQYRITSAAGTFCYIDPEYQQTGMLGVKSDVYSLGILLLQLVTAKPAMGITHYVSQCIETGEFKEALDPSVPDWPIEEALNFANLALQCAELRRKDRPDLGKVVLPELNRLRALTEENMGQLLIGGSAGPSPSHSQASISQEMSSDPQVRSGFSSKSVSNSSASQEKHSGSGDE, encoded by the exons ATGTTTTGCAAGTTGAGACTGATCAAAAGGGAAAAGATGTGGCTCCCAAACAATAAGGGAAGCCCTGCAAACAGAAGGGGCAATGGGACTGGAGTTGTTGCAATTGCTATTGACAAAGATAAAGGCAGCCAATATGCTATCAAATGGGCCACTGATAATTTGGTTAACAGAGGCCAAACTCTCGTCCTTATTCATGTTGTCACCAAACCTGCTTCTTCTTCCT ACGGAAATTGTGGTGGAGTTCACGTCGTAGATGGAAATTTATCTGCACATGGGCAAAATCTTGAGAAGCAAACCAAAGAATTGTTTCTTACCTTCCATTGTTTTTGTACACGTAAAGAT ATTCGTTGCTTAGATGTTATACTTGAAGACTCAGATGTAACAAAAGCACTGACAGAATATGTGTCTAGTGCTGCAATCCAGAATTTGGTCCTTGGAGCATCTAGGCATGGCTTTATCAG ACGGTTGAAGGTTACGGATATACCTAGCACTGTATCAAAGGGAGCACCAGATTTCTGCACTGTTTATGTCATCTCAAAGTCAAAGATTTCTTCTGTGAAAAATGCTTCTCGCCCAGCCCCCATGGCTTCCCCTCTTTATAAACAAATACAGCAATTGGAAGAACAAGTTAATAGTGCTGGAACTACCCCTACTGCTCGTACCAGGGCGATCCATG CTGGATCAGTTGTGGACAGGTCACAACGCAGGTCATTCATATCGGATGAGAGCAAAAAAATTGG TTTTGGAAGCAGGTCACCATTTGATAGACGAGGAATCCTCCCTTCAAGAATTTTTTCTGACCTTTCTGAAGCGGATACTGATCTATCATTCGTTAGCTCTGGTAGGCCAAGCACTGATCACACATCTTCCATGCTGTTTCATGATGGCATGGATTCTGGCCGTATTTCACAAATATCAACAAGTTCAGATAGTAGCTTTGGCTCAGAACGCTTGGGACCTCGGGGGAGTGAGCTCAGTTCTTTCAATGACTTTTCATCTTCCTCCTTTGAGACT GATGATGGAGAGGCTGAAATGAGAAGGCTAAAGATGGAGCTTCAGAGGACAATGGATTTGTACAGTACAGCATGCAAGGAAGCACTGACGGCGAAACAGAAG TCAGAGGAGCTCAATGTCTGGCGGATGGAAGAGGAAAAGAGATTGGAGGAGGCTCGGCTTGCAGAGGAAGCTGCAAAATTAGCAGCAGAGAAGGAGAGAGATAAGTGTAAGGTTGCTATGGAAACTGCCGAAGCAGCTCAGAGACTCGCAGAACTTGAAGCAAAAAGAAGGGTAGATGCTGAAATGCAAGCCCTTAAAGAGGCAGAGCAGAAGGAGAAAGCATTGATGAACTTAGGTCAAGGTGATTTCAGATATAGGAGGTACAGCATCGAAGAAATCGAAGAGGCAACACAATTTTTCACTGACTCTCTCAAGATTGGAGAAGGAGGATATGGTCCTGTCTACAAATGTTATCTTGATCACACACCAGTAGCAATCAAGGTTTTACGTCCAGATGCAGCACAAGGAAGATCTCAATTTCAGCAAGAG GTTGAAGTGCTGAGTCGTATGAGGCATCCTAATATGGTTCTACTTCTTGGAGCTTGCCCAGAATATGGCTGTTTGGTATATGAGTACATGGCAAATGGCAGTTTAGAGGAACGGCTTATGCGACGTGGAGATAAACGTTCACTGTCATGGCAGCTTAGATTTCGTATTGCAGCGGAGATCGCCACCGGCTTGCTCTTTCTGCACCAGACCAAGCCAGAACCTCTGGTGCATCGTGACCTTAAACCTGGCAACATTCTGCTTGACCATAATTATGTAAGCAAGATTAGTGATGTTGGACTCTCAAGGCTTGTTCCTCCTTCTACTACCGAAGAGGTAACACAATACCGGATAACATCTGCAGCTGGCACCTTCTGCTACATCGATCCAGAGTATCAACAAACAGGCATGCTTGGGGTTAAATCTGATGTTTATTCTTTAGGAATTCTTCTTCTACAATTGGTAACAGCCAAGCCAGCAATGGGCATAACTCATTATGTTTCACAATGCATTGAGACTGGAGAGTTTAAAGAGGCACTAGATCCTTCTGTTCCAGATTGGCCAATCGAAGAGGCCCTCAATTTTGCAAACCTAGCACTCCAATGTGCAGAACTGAGGCGGAAGGACAGGCCAGACCTGGGCAAAGTCGTCTTGCCCGAGCTCAATCGATTGAGAGCATTGACTGAAGAAAATATGGGTCAACTGTTGATAGGTGGCAGTGCTGGCCCCTCCCCCAGTCACAGCCAAGCATCTATATCGCAG GAAATGTCAAGTGACCCTCAAGTGCGTTCAGGATTTAGTTCAAAAAGTGTTTCAAATTCATCTGCTTCGCAAGAAAAACATTCAG GATCAGGGGATGAATAA
- the LOC104240650 gene encoding U-box domain-containing protein 52-like isoform X2 → MFCKLRLIKREKMWLPNNKGSPANRRGNGTGVVAIAIDKDKGSQYAIKWATDNLVNRGQTLVLIHVVTKPASSSYGNCGGVHVVDGNLSAHGQNLEKQTKELFLTFHCFCTRKDIRCLDVILEDSDVTKALTEYVSSAAIQNLVLGASRHGFIRRLKVTDIPSTVSKGAPDFCTVYVISKSKISSVKNASRPAPMASPLYKQIQQLEEQVNSAGTTPTARTRAIHAGSVVDRSQRRSFISDESKKIGSPFDRRGILPSRIFSDLSEADTDLSFVSSGRPSTDHTSSMLFHDGMDSGRISQISTSSDSSFGSERLGPRGSELSSFNDFSSSSFETDDGEAEMRRLKMELQRTMDLYSTACKEALTAKQKSEELNVWRMEEEKRLEEARLAEEAAKLAAEKERDKCKVAMETAEAAQRLAELEAKRRVDAEMQALKEAEQKEKALMNLGQGDFRYRRYSIEEIEEATQFFTDSLKIGEGGYGPVYKCYLDHTPVAIKVLRPDAAQGRSQFQQEVEVLSRMRHPNMVLLLGACPEYGCLVYEYMANGSLEERLMRRGDKRSLSWQLRFRIAAEIATGLLFLHQTKPEPLVHRDLKPGNILLDHNYVSKISDVGLSRLVPPSTTEEVTQYRITSAAGTFCYIDPEYQQTGMLGVKSDVYSLGILLLQLVTAKPAMGITHYVSQCIETGEFKEALDPSVPDWPIEEALNFANLALQCAELRRKDRPDLGKVVLPELNRLRALTEENMGQLLIGGSAGPSPSHSQASISQEMSSDPQVRSGFSSKSVSNSSASQEKHSGTFNVVLVQGKEKC, encoded by the exons ATGTTTTGCAAGTTGAGACTGATCAAAAGGGAAAAGATGTGGCTCCCAAACAATAAGGGAAGCCCTGCAAACAGAAGGGGCAATGGGACTGGAGTTGTTGCAATTGCTATTGACAAAGATAAAGGCAGCCAATATGCTATCAAATGGGCCACTGATAATTTGGTTAACAGAGGCCAAACTCTCGTCCTTATTCATGTTGTCACCAAACCTGCTTCTTCTTCCT ACGGAAATTGTGGTGGAGTTCACGTCGTAGATGGAAATTTATCTGCACATGGGCAAAATCTTGAGAAGCAAACCAAAGAATTGTTTCTTACCTTCCATTGTTTTTGTACACGTAAAGAT ATTCGTTGCTTAGATGTTATACTTGAAGACTCAGATGTAACAAAAGCACTGACAGAATATGTGTCTAGTGCTGCAATCCAGAATTTGGTCCTTGGAGCATCTAGGCATGGCTTTATCAG ACGGTTGAAGGTTACGGATATACCTAGCACTGTATCAAAGGGAGCACCAGATTTCTGCACTGTTTATGTCATCTCAAAGTCAAAGATTTCTTCTGTGAAAAATGCTTCTCGCCCAGCCCCCATGGCTTCCCCTCTTTATAAACAAATACAGCAATTGGAAGAACAAGTTAATAGTGCTGGAACTACCCCTACTGCTCGTACCAGGGCGATCCATG CTGGATCAGTTGTGGACAGGTCACAACGCAGGTCATTCATATCGGATGAGAGCAAAAAAATTGG GTCACCATTTGATAGACGAGGAATCCTCCCTTCAAGAATTTTTTCTGACCTTTCTGAAGCGGATACTGATCTATCATTCGTTAGCTCTGGTAGGCCAAGCACTGATCACACATCTTCCATGCTGTTTCATGATGGCATGGATTCTGGCCGTATTTCACAAATATCAACAAGTTCAGATAGTAGCTTTGGCTCAGAACGCTTGGGACCTCGGGGGAGTGAGCTCAGTTCTTTCAATGACTTTTCATCTTCCTCCTTTGAGACT GATGATGGAGAGGCTGAAATGAGAAGGCTAAAGATGGAGCTTCAGAGGACAATGGATTTGTACAGTACAGCATGCAAGGAAGCACTGACGGCGAAACAGAAG TCAGAGGAGCTCAATGTCTGGCGGATGGAAGAGGAAAAGAGATTGGAGGAGGCTCGGCTTGCAGAGGAAGCTGCAAAATTAGCAGCAGAGAAGGAGAGAGATAAGTGTAAGGTTGCTATGGAAACTGCCGAAGCAGCTCAGAGACTCGCAGAACTTGAAGCAAAAAGAAGGGTAGATGCTGAAATGCAAGCCCTTAAAGAGGCAGAGCAGAAGGAGAAAGCATTGATGAACTTAGGTCAAGGTGATTTCAGATATAGGAGGTACAGCATCGAAGAAATCGAAGAGGCAACACAATTTTTCACTGACTCTCTCAAGATTGGAGAAGGAGGATATGGTCCTGTCTACAAATGTTATCTTGATCACACACCAGTAGCAATCAAGGTTTTACGTCCAGATGCAGCACAAGGAAGATCTCAATTTCAGCAAGAG GTTGAAGTGCTGAGTCGTATGAGGCATCCTAATATGGTTCTACTTCTTGGAGCTTGCCCAGAATATGGCTGTTTGGTATATGAGTACATGGCAAATGGCAGTTTAGAGGAACGGCTTATGCGACGTGGAGATAAACGTTCACTGTCATGGCAGCTTAGATTTCGTATTGCAGCGGAGATCGCCACCGGCTTGCTCTTTCTGCACCAGACCAAGCCAGAACCTCTGGTGCATCGTGACCTTAAACCTGGCAACATTCTGCTTGACCATAATTATGTAAGCAAGATTAGTGATGTTGGACTCTCAAGGCTTGTTCCTCCTTCTACTACCGAAGAGGTAACACAATACCGGATAACATCTGCAGCTGGCACCTTCTGCTACATCGATCCAGAGTATCAACAAACAGGCATGCTTGGGGTTAAATCTGATGTTTATTCTTTAGGAATTCTTCTTCTACAATTGGTAACAGCCAAGCCAGCAATGGGCATAACTCATTATGTTTCACAATGCATTGAGACTGGAGAGTTTAAAGAGGCACTAGATCCTTCTGTTCCAGATTGGCCAATCGAAGAGGCCCTCAATTTTGCAAACCTAGCACTCCAATGTGCAGAACTGAGGCGGAAGGACAGGCCAGACCTGGGCAAAGTCGTCTTGCCCGAGCTCAATCGATTGAGAGCATTGACTGAAGAAAATATGGGTCAACTGTTGATAGGTGGCAGTGCTGGCCCCTCCCCCAGTCACAGCCAAGCATCTATATCGCAG GAAATGTCAAGTGACCCTCAAGTGCGTTCAGGATTTAGTTCAAAAAGTGTTTCAAATTCATCTGCTTCGCAAGAAAAACATTCAGGTACTTTCAACGTTGTATTGGTGCAAGGAAAAGAGAAGTGCTAG
- the LOC104240650 gene encoding U-box domain-containing protein 52-like isoform X5 codes for MSFQDQEICNHHGNCGGVHVVDGNLSAHGQNLEKQTKELFLTFHCFCTRKDIRCLDVILEDSDVTKALTEYVSSAAIQNLVLGASRHGFIRRLKVTDIPSTVSKGAPDFCTVYVISKSKISSVKNASRPAPMASPLYKQIQQLEEQVNSAGTTPTARTRAIHAGSVVDRSQRRSFISDESKKIGFGSRSPFDRRGILPSRIFSDLSEADTDLSFVSSGRPSTDHTSSMLFHDGMDSGRISQISTSSDSSFGSERLGPRGSELSSFNDFSSSSFETDDGEAEMRRLKMELQRTMDLYSTACKEALTAKQKSEELNVWRMEEEKRLEEARLAEEAAKLAAEKERDKCKVAMETAEAAQRLAELEAKRRVDAEMQALKEAEQKEKALMNLGQGDFRYRRYSIEEIEEATQFFTDSLKIGEGGYGPVYKCYLDHTPVAIKVLRPDAAQGRSQFQQEVEVLSRMRHPNMVLLLGACPEYGCLVYEYMANGSLEERLMRRGDKRSLSWQLRFRIAAEIATGLLFLHQTKPEPLVHRDLKPGNILLDHNYVSKISDVGLSRLVPPSTTEEVTQYRITSAAGTFCYIDPEYQQTGMLGVKSDVYSLGILLLQLVTAKPAMGITHYVSQCIETGEFKEALDPSVPDWPIEEALNFANLALQCAELRRKDRPDLGKVVLPELNRLRALTEENMGQLLIGGSAGPSPSHSQASISQEMSSDPQVRSGFSSKSVSNSSASQEKHSGTFNVVLVQGKEKC; via the exons ATGAGCTTCCAAGATCAAGAAATTTGTAATCATC ACGGAAATTGTGGTGGAGTTCACGTCGTAGATGGAAATTTATCTGCACATGGGCAAAATCTTGAGAAGCAAACCAAAGAATTGTTTCTTACCTTCCATTGTTTTTGTACACGTAAAGAT ATTCGTTGCTTAGATGTTATACTTGAAGACTCAGATGTAACAAAAGCACTGACAGAATATGTGTCTAGTGCTGCAATCCAGAATTTGGTCCTTGGAGCATCTAGGCATGGCTTTATCAG ACGGTTGAAGGTTACGGATATACCTAGCACTGTATCAAAGGGAGCACCAGATTTCTGCACTGTTTATGTCATCTCAAAGTCAAAGATTTCTTCTGTGAAAAATGCTTCTCGCCCAGCCCCCATGGCTTCCCCTCTTTATAAACAAATACAGCAATTGGAAGAACAAGTTAATAGTGCTGGAACTACCCCTACTGCTCGTACCAGGGCGATCCATG CTGGATCAGTTGTGGACAGGTCACAACGCAGGTCATTCATATCGGATGAGAGCAAAAAAATTGG TTTTGGAAGCAGGTCACCATTTGATAGACGAGGAATCCTCCCTTCAAGAATTTTTTCTGACCTTTCTGAAGCGGATACTGATCTATCATTCGTTAGCTCTGGTAGGCCAAGCACTGATCACACATCTTCCATGCTGTTTCATGATGGCATGGATTCTGGCCGTATTTCACAAATATCAACAAGTTCAGATAGTAGCTTTGGCTCAGAACGCTTGGGACCTCGGGGGAGTGAGCTCAGTTCTTTCAATGACTTTTCATCTTCCTCCTTTGAGACT GATGATGGAGAGGCTGAAATGAGAAGGCTAAAGATGGAGCTTCAGAGGACAATGGATTTGTACAGTACAGCATGCAAGGAAGCACTGACGGCGAAACAGAAG TCAGAGGAGCTCAATGTCTGGCGGATGGAAGAGGAAAAGAGATTGGAGGAGGCTCGGCTTGCAGAGGAAGCTGCAAAATTAGCAGCAGAGAAGGAGAGAGATAAGTGTAAGGTTGCTATGGAAACTGCCGAAGCAGCTCAGAGACTCGCAGAACTTGAAGCAAAAAGAAGGGTAGATGCTGAAATGCAAGCCCTTAAAGAGGCAGAGCAGAAGGAGAAAGCATTGATGAACTTAGGTCAAGGTGATTTCAGATATAGGAGGTACAGCATCGAAGAAATCGAAGAGGCAACACAATTTTTCACTGACTCTCTCAAGATTGGAGAAGGAGGATATGGTCCTGTCTACAAATGTTATCTTGATCACACACCAGTAGCAATCAAGGTTTTACGTCCAGATGCAGCACAAGGAAGATCTCAATTTCAGCAAGAG GTTGAAGTGCTGAGTCGTATGAGGCATCCTAATATGGTTCTACTTCTTGGAGCTTGCCCAGAATATGGCTGTTTGGTATATGAGTACATGGCAAATGGCAGTTTAGAGGAACGGCTTATGCGACGTGGAGATAAACGTTCACTGTCATGGCAGCTTAGATTTCGTATTGCAGCGGAGATCGCCACCGGCTTGCTCTTTCTGCACCAGACCAAGCCAGAACCTCTGGTGCATCGTGACCTTAAACCTGGCAACATTCTGCTTGACCATAATTATGTAAGCAAGATTAGTGATGTTGGACTCTCAAGGCTTGTTCCTCCTTCTACTACCGAAGAGGTAACACAATACCGGATAACATCTGCAGCTGGCACCTTCTGCTACATCGATCCAGAGTATCAACAAACAGGCATGCTTGGGGTTAAATCTGATGTTTATTCTTTAGGAATTCTTCTTCTACAATTGGTAACAGCCAAGCCAGCAATGGGCATAACTCATTATGTTTCACAATGCATTGAGACTGGAGAGTTTAAAGAGGCACTAGATCCTTCTGTTCCAGATTGGCCAATCGAAGAGGCCCTCAATTTTGCAAACCTAGCACTCCAATGTGCAGAACTGAGGCGGAAGGACAGGCCAGACCTGGGCAAAGTCGTCTTGCCCGAGCTCAATCGATTGAGAGCATTGACTGAAGAAAATATGGGTCAACTGTTGATAGGTGGCAGTGCTGGCCCCTCCCCCAGTCACAGCCAAGCATCTATATCGCAG GAAATGTCAAGTGACCCTCAAGTGCGTTCAGGATTTAGTTCAAAAAGTGTTTCAAATTCATCTGCTTCGCAAGAAAAACATTCAGGTACTTTCAACGTTGTATTGGTGCAAGGAAAAGAGAAGTGCTAG
- the LOC104240650 gene encoding U-box domain-containing protein 35-like isoform X4: MFCKLRLIKREKMWLPNNKGSPANRRGNGTGVVAIAIDKDKGSQYAIKWATDNLVNRGQTLVLIHVVTKPASSSYGNCGGVHVVDGNLSAHGQNLEKQTKELFLTFHCFCTRKDIRCLDVILEDSDVTKALTEYVSSAAIQNLVLGASRHGFIRRLKVTDIPSTVSKGAPDFCTVYVISKSKISSVKNASRPAPMASPLYKQIQQLEEQVNSAGTTPTARTRAIHAGSVVDRSQRRSFISDESKKIGSGRPSTDHTSSMLFHDGMDSGRISQISTSSDSSFGSERLGPRGSELSSFNDFSSSSFETDDGEAEMRRLKMELQRTMDLYSTACKEALTAKQKSEELNVWRMEEEKRLEEARLAEEAAKLAAEKERDKCKVAMETAEAAQRLAELEAKRRVDAEMQALKEAEQKEKALMNLGQGDFRYRRYSIEEIEEATQFFTDSLKIGEGGYGPVYKCYLDHTPVAIKVLRPDAAQGRSQFQQEVEVLSRMRHPNMVLLLGACPEYGCLVYEYMANGSLEERLMRRGDKRSLSWQLRFRIAAEIATGLLFLHQTKPEPLVHRDLKPGNILLDHNYVSKISDVGLSRLVPPSTTEEVTQYRITSAAGTFCYIDPEYQQTGMLGVKSDVYSLGILLLQLVTAKPAMGITHYVSQCIETGEFKEALDPSVPDWPIEEALNFANLALQCAELRRKDRPDLGKVVLPELNRLRALTEENMGQLLIGGSAGPSPSHSQASISQEMSSDPQVRSGFSSKSVSNSSASQEKHSGTFNVVLVQGKEKC; this comes from the exons ATGTTTTGCAAGTTGAGACTGATCAAAAGGGAAAAGATGTGGCTCCCAAACAATAAGGGAAGCCCTGCAAACAGAAGGGGCAATGGGACTGGAGTTGTTGCAATTGCTATTGACAAAGATAAAGGCAGCCAATATGCTATCAAATGGGCCACTGATAATTTGGTTAACAGAGGCCAAACTCTCGTCCTTATTCATGTTGTCACCAAACCTGCTTCTTCTTCCT ACGGAAATTGTGGTGGAGTTCACGTCGTAGATGGAAATTTATCTGCACATGGGCAAAATCTTGAGAAGCAAACCAAAGAATTGTTTCTTACCTTCCATTGTTTTTGTACACGTAAAGAT ATTCGTTGCTTAGATGTTATACTTGAAGACTCAGATGTAACAAAAGCACTGACAGAATATGTGTCTAGTGCTGCAATCCAGAATTTGGTCCTTGGAGCATCTAGGCATGGCTTTATCAG ACGGTTGAAGGTTACGGATATACCTAGCACTGTATCAAAGGGAGCACCAGATTTCTGCACTGTTTATGTCATCTCAAAGTCAAAGATTTCTTCTGTGAAAAATGCTTCTCGCCCAGCCCCCATGGCTTCCCCTCTTTATAAACAAATACAGCAATTGGAAGAACAAGTTAATAGTGCTGGAACTACCCCTACTGCTCGTACCAGGGCGATCCATG CTGGATCAGTTGTGGACAGGTCACAACGCAGGTCATTCATATCGGATGAGAGCAAAAAAATTGG CTCTGGTAGGCCAAGCACTGATCACACATCTTCCATGCTGTTTCATGATGGCATGGATTCTGGCCGTATTTCACAAATATCAACAAGTTCAGATAGTAGCTTTGGCTCAGAACGCTTGGGACCTCGGGGGAGTGAGCTCAGTTCTTTCAATGACTTTTCATCTTCCTCCTTTGAGACT GATGATGGAGAGGCTGAAATGAGAAGGCTAAAGATGGAGCTTCAGAGGACAATGGATTTGTACAGTACAGCATGCAAGGAAGCACTGACGGCGAAACAGAAG TCAGAGGAGCTCAATGTCTGGCGGATGGAAGAGGAAAAGAGATTGGAGGAGGCTCGGCTTGCAGAGGAAGCTGCAAAATTAGCAGCAGAGAAGGAGAGAGATAAGTGTAAGGTTGCTATGGAAACTGCCGAAGCAGCTCAGAGACTCGCAGAACTTGAAGCAAAAAGAAGGGTAGATGCTGAAATGCAAGCCCTTAAAGAGGCAGAGCAGAAGGAGAAAGCATTGATGAACTTAGGTCAAGGTGATTTCAGATATAGGAGGTACAGCATCGAAGAAATCGAAGAGGCAACACAATTTTTCACTGACTCTCTCAAGATTGGAGAAGGAGGATATGGTCCTGTCTACAAATGTTATCTTGATCACACACCAGTAGCAATCAAGGTTTTACGTCCAGATGCAGCACAAGGAAGATCTCAATTTCAGCAAGAG GTTGAAGTGCTGAGTCGTATGAGGCATCCTAATATGGTTCTACTTCTTGGAGCTTGCCCAGAATATGGCTGTTTGGTATATGAGTACATGGCAAATGGCAGTTTAGAGGAACGGCTTATGCGACGTGGAGATAAACGTTCACTGTCATGGCAGCTTAGATTTCGTATTGCAGCGGAGATCGCCACCGGCTTGCTCTTTCTGCACCAGACCAAGCCAGAACCTCTGGTGCATCGTGACCTTAAACCTGGCAACATTCTGCTTGACCATAATTATGTAAGCAAGATTAGTGATGTTGGACTCTCAAGGCTTGTTCCTCCTTCTACTACCGAAGAGGTAACACAATACCGGATAACATCTGCAGCTGGCACCTTCTGCTACATCGATCCAGAGTATCAACAAACAGGCATGCTTGGGGTTAAATCTGATGTTTATTCTTTAGGAATTCTTCTTCTACAATTGGTAACAGCCAAGCCAGCAATGGGCATAACTCATTATGTTTCACAATGCATTGAGACTGGAGAGTTTAAAGAGGCACTAGATCCTTCTGTTCCAGATTGGCCAATCGAAGAGGCCCTCAATTTTGCAAACCTAGCACTCCAATGTGCAGAACTGAGGCGGAAGGACAGGCCAGACCTGGGCAAAGTCGTCTTGCCCGAGCTCAATCGATTGAGAGCATTGACTGAAGAAAATATGGGTCAACTGTTGATAGGTGGCAGTGCTGGCCCCTCCCCCAGTCACAGCCAAGCATCTATATCGCAG GAAATGTCAAGTGACCCTCAAGTGCGTTCAGGATTTAGTTCAAAAAGTGTTTCAAATTCATCTGCTTCGCAAGAAAAACATTCAGGTACTTTCAACGTTGTATTGGTGCAAGGAAAAGAGAAGTGCTAG